One window from the genome of Fodinibius saliphilus encodes:
- the asd gene encoding aspartate-semialdehyde dehydrogenase — MYSFQVGVLGATGAVGQKFIRLLEDHPWFTIKTLGASKRSAGKKYKHAAHWIEKTEMPAKAANMTVQECRTEQFSEVDFVFSGLDSSVAEEIERNFAETGIPVISNAKNYRMHEQVPLLVPEVNPDHAALIKKQSFTDNGSGWIVTNPNCVSVPLSMSLKPLHDAFGIDSLVVTSIQSVSGAGYPGVPSMDIVANVVPYIGGEEPKVETESTKLLGTLAEDSVTFEHFTIQATAVRVPTIEGHLLSVAAKLKGSPSLEEVKLAFTDWDNPIAELDLPSSPSTPIRLYEENRYPQPRIHAEREGGMQTAVGRLREGTVMDIGYVTMAHNTIRGAAGGAILNAELLAAKGYIS; from the coding sequence ATGTATTCTTTCCAGGTTGGCGTTCTCGGTGCCACCGGTGCTGTAGGACAAAAATTCATCCGTCTCTTAGAAGATCATCCATGGTTCACCATCAAAACCCTTGGTGCATCTAAACGCTCTGCCGGAAAGAAATATAAACACGCTGCTCACTGGATTGAGAAAACCGAGATGCCAGCTAAAGCAGCAAATATGACCGTTCAGGAGTGCAGAACCGAGCAGTTTTCTGAAGTTGACTTCGTATTTTCTGGCCTTGATTCTTCCGTAGCCGAAGAAATAGAACGTAACTTTGCCGAAACAGGTATCCCGGTAATCTCCAATGCCAAGAACTATCGCATGCATGAACAGGTGCCTCTGCTGGTACCAGAAGTCAACCCTGACCATGCTGCCCTCATTAAGAAACAGTCCTTCACGGATAATGGAAGCGGATGGATAGTTACCAATCCCAATTGCGTATCCGTCCCCCTTTCGATGTCACTTAAGCCACTGCACGATGCATTTGGTATAGATTCACTTGTGGTAACTTCTATTCAATCCGTTTCCGGAGCCGGTTATCCCGGAGTGCCCAGTATGGATATTGTTGCTAATGTGGTGCCCTATATTGGCGGTGAGGAACCCAAAGTTGAAACAGAATCAACAAAACTGCTGGGTACTTTGGCTGAAGATAGTGTTACCTTTGAGCATTTCACTATACAGGCAACAGCTGTTCGCGTACCTACCATTGAAGGACACTTGCTTTCGGTAGCTGCAAAACTGAAAGGCAGTCCTTCTCTGGAAGAAGTAAAATTGGCCTTCACCGATTGGGATAACCCCATTGCAGAACTGGATCTTCCCTCTTCGCCTTCCACTCCTATTCGGTTGTATGAAGAGAATCGTTATCCACAACCCCGTATTCATGCCGAACGTGAAGGAGGTATGCAAACGGCCGTAGGTCGACTGCGTGAGGGTACCGTAATGGATATCGGTTATGTAACGATGGCTCATAACACCATTCGCGGTGCAGCAGGCGGTGCTATTTTGAATGCTGAACTCTTGGCGGCCAAAGGCTATATCAGCTAA